The Thiorhodovibrio litoralis genome includes a window with the following:
- a CDS encoding class I SAM-dependent methyltransferase gives MVDQALDPDALAHHQRLLALIQQEIAAADGALSFDRFMELALYAPGLGYYVAGLPKLGAEGDFVTAPEISPLFAGCLAAQACEVLSALGGGDVLEFGAGSGVLAADLLAALARQNALPGEYLILEPSPDLQARQGELISARVPRQAERVRWLSALPRQFQGVVIANEVLDAMPVHRFCIDSQGVPAEVFVTVDESDGQLVETTAPPRSIGLQDAVLRLQARGLALEPGYCSEVNLRLGPWMRALAGAMERGLALLIDYGYPRREYYHPQRGGGTLISHHRHRTSLDPFERLGLQDISAHVDFSAVAAAARAAGFGLAGYSTQANFLIGCGLDRLMMEALAASADPHQQMQLSAGARQLVLPAAMGERFQVIGLTRELDQPWRGFAVRDLRERLGV, from the coding sequence GTGGTTGATCAAGCACTAGACCCGGACGCGCTCGCCCATCACCAGCGCTTGCTCGCGCTGATTCAGCAAGAGATCGCCGCCGCCGATGGTGCCCTGAGCTTCGATCGCTTCATGGAGCTTGCGCTCTATGCGCCCGGTCTTGGCTACTATGTTGCCGGTCTGCCCAAGCTTGGTGCAGAGGGGGATTTTGTTACCGCCCCAGAAATCTCGCCGCTGTTCGCGGGCTGTCTGGCGGCGCAGGCGTGTGAGGTTCTGTCTGCGCTCGGTGGCGGCGATGTGCTGGAGTTCGGCGCCGGCAGCGGGGTGCTGGCGGCCGATCTGCTGGCCGCGCTGGCGCGGCAGAATGCGCTGCCCGGAGAGTATCTGATCCTCGAGCCGAGCCCGGATCTGCAAGCCCGCCAGGGCGAGCTGATATCCGCACGGGTCCCGCGACAAGCCGAACGGGTGCGCTGGTTAAGCGCCTTGCCGAGACAATTTCAGGGCGTGGTCATTGCCAATGAAGTGCTTGACGCCATGCCGGTGCATCGGTTCTGTATCGACAGCCAGGGCGTGCCGGCCGAGGTCTTTGTGACCGTCGATGAAAGCGACGGGCAACTGGTCGAGACAACCGCGCCGCCGCGCTCCATCGGCCTGCAGGACGCGGTGCTGCGGCTGCAGGCGCGCGGGCTGGCGCTGGAGCCCGGCTATTGCTCCGAGGTCAATCTGCGCCTCGGCCCCTGGATGCGCGCGCTGGCCGGCGCCATGGAGCGGGGGTTGGCCTTGCTGATCGATTACGGCTATCCGCGCCGGGAGTACTACCACCCGCAGCGCGGCGGCGGCACCCTGATCAGCCATCACCGCCATCGCACCAGCCTTGACCCTTTCGAGCGCCTCGGCCTGCAGGATATCAGTGCCCATGTGGATTTCTCCGCCGTGGCCGCGGCCGCTCGAGCCGCCGGGTTCGGGCTCGCCGGCTACAGCACCCAGGCGAACTTTCTGATTGGCTGCGGTCTTGACCGCCTGATGATGGAAGCACTCGCCGCCAGCGCCGATCCGCATCAGCAGATGCAGCTCAGCGCCGGTGCCAGGCAGCTTGTTTTGCCCGCGGCCATGGGCGAGCGCTTTCAGGTCATCGGCCTTACGCGGGAGCTCGATCAGCCATGGCGGGGATTTGCGGTGCGCGATCTGCGCGAGCGTCTGGGAGTCTAG
- a CDS encoding GGDEF domain-containing response regulator has protein sequence MSSNTSYSLLLIEDNEADYLQIENLLSKIPGHAYRLQRARTAEEAEQAALTSDAHAPDLCLIGSDRDGTDGIAFISAHSADLDFPPLILLTDQPDPRADQDALDAGAMDYLHKSELTPGLLERSIRHSVARHAAKRELVTLATTDPLTGICNRRTLYDRGNQEFDRATRYGHSLSLVLIDIDHFKYVNDTFGHVAGDKVLDSLVSTILAAIRETDIFGRFGGEEFLLILPHTDITGATQLANRIHQGMKNQPVMHDSAIIEVSVSCGVCTSSEKTEFFDELVVCADKALYQAKTDDQETDAAQLPV, from the coding sequence ATGAGCTCGAATACCTCGTATTCCCTATTGCTGATCGAAGACAACGAAGCCGATTACCTTCAGATCGAGAATCTGCTGTCAAAGATTCCAGGCCATGCCTATCGTCTGCAGCGGGCCCGCACGGCCGAGGAGGCCGAACAGGCAGCGTTAACGTCCGACGCGCATGCTCCGGACCTGTGCCTGATCGGCTCTGATCGCGACGGCACGGACGGTATTGCGTTCATTTCCGCCCATAGCGCGGACCTGGACTTCCCGCCACTGATCTTGCTAACGGATCAGCCGGACCCGCGAGCCGATCAAGACGCGCTGGATGCGGGTGCGATGGACTATTTGCACAAGTCGGAGTTAACGCCCGGCTTACTCGAGCGATCTATCCGTCATTCGGTCGCGCGCCATGCTGCCAAGCGCGAACTGGTCACCCTAGCGACGACAGACCCACTCACCGGCATTTGCAATCGGCGAACACTGTACGATCGCGGTAATCAGGAATTTGATCGTGCCACGCGCTATGGGCATTCGCTCAGCCTGGTCCTCATCGACATCGACCATTTCAAGTATGTGAACGACACCTTTGGCCATGTAGCCGGTGATAAAGTGCTTGACTCACTGGTCTCCACCATTCTTGCCGCCATTCGCGAGACCGACATCTTTGGGCGTTTCGGGGGCGAAGAGTTTCTGTTGATTCTGCCGCATACAGACATCACTGGCGCCACGCAGCTTGCCAACCGCATTCATCAAGGGATGAAAAACCAGCCGGTGATGCACGATAGCGCCATCATTGAGGTTTCGGTCAGTTGCGGTGTCTGCACATCATCGGAGAAAACAGAGTTCTTCGACGAATTGGTGGTTTGCGCGGATAAAGCCCTGTATCAGGCGAAAACAGACGACCAGGAGACGGACGCAGCGCAATTGCCGGTTTGA
- a CDS encoding LemA family protein produces MNITLIVALALALLLFGFGVLIYNNLVRLKHTVAKAWSNIDVALKQRHDEIPKLVTLCKEYMRYERDTLERIVRARNQVLSATDRGDVRALGPAESELRAGLGRLLALAENYPDLKADRSFRQLSERISRLEDTIADRRELYNESVNLHNIRLEQFPDALIARRFGFRRRDLLEFRDARESPDLDALFRSS; encoded by the coding sequence ATGAACATCACCCTGATCGTCGCGCTGGCACTGGCGCTGCTGCTATTTGGCTTCGGCGTGCTCATCTACAACAATCTGGTCAGGCTCAAGCACACGGTTGCCAAGGCCTGGTCGAATATCGACGTAGCGCTAAAACAGCGCCATGACGAAATCCCCAAGCTCGTCACCCTGTGCAAGGAGTACATGCGCTATGAGCGCGACACGCTTGAGCGCATCGTGCGCGCCCGCAATCAGGTTCTCAGCGCCACCGACCGCGGCGACGTGCGCGCTCTCGGCCCCGCAGAGAGCGAGCTGCGTGCCGGGCTCGGGCGCCTGCTCGCGCTGGCGGAGAACTACCCCGACCTGAAAGCCGATCGCAGCTTCCGGCAGCTGTCCGAGCGCATTTCACGACTCGAGGACACCATCGCCGACCGCCGCGAGCTCTACAACGAAAGCGTGAACTTGCACAACATCCGCCTCGAGCAATTTCCCGATGCGCTGATCGCGCGACGCTTCGGCTTCCGCCGGCGCGATCTGCTCGAGTTCCGCGACGCGCGCGAGAGTCCGGACCTCGACGCCCTTTTCCGCAGCAGCTAA
- a CDS encoding TIGR01212 family radical SAM protein (This family includes YhcC from E. coli K-12, an uncharacterized radical SAM protein.) gives MALSDVVHTFGSDLLRRYGARVHKLAIHAGFTCPNRDGTKGRGGCSFCNNASFSPHSQRDPGVAEQIAAGRAVVRRRTGAVRFLAYFQAYTNTYADVERLGALYREALAEPDVIGLSVGTRPDALPPPVLDLLAALRDQGHEVWVELGLQSSFDATLARVNRGHGFGDYCRAIEQTHQRGLPVCTHLIVGMPGEGREHALASLERVVARGTEGLKLHPLHVVRNTPLAAQWQRGDYHPLSMDAYIEIAADLIERTPPEVVFHRVTGTASRDILLAPAWCSRKWAVLNGIENALRGRGTQQGACVGEPLADTCDAA, from the coding sequence ATGGCGCTATCTGATGTTGTGCACACCTTCGGCAGCGATTTGCTCCGCCGATATGGGGCGCGCGTGCACAAGCTTGCGATTCATGCGGGCTTCACCTGTCCCAATCGGGATGGCACCAAGGGGCGTGGCGGTTGCAGTTTCTGCAATAATGCGTCCTTCAGCCCGCATTCGCAGCGCGATCCAGGCGTGGCGGAGCAGATTGCCGCCGGTCGCGCAGTGGTGCGACGGCGCACGGGAGCGGTCAGGTTTTTGGCCTATTTTCAGGCTTACACCAATACTTACGCGGATGTTGAGCGGCTTGGCGCGCTTTATCGTGAGGCGCTGGCCGAGCCGGATGTCATCGGGTTGTCGGTCGGCACCCGGCCTGATGCGCTGCCGCCTCCCGTGCTCGATCTGCTCGCCGCGCTGCGCGACCAGGGGCATGAGGTCTGGGTGGAGCTTGGTCTGCAGTCGTCTTTCGATGCGACCCTGGCGCGGGTCAATCGCGGGCATGGCTTTGGCGATTATTGCCGGGCGATCGAGCAGACACACCAGCGCGGTCTGCCGGTCTGCACGCACTTGATTGTCGGCATGCCGGGAGAGGGGCGCGAGCATGCGCTGGCGTCGCTGGAGCGCGTAGTGGCGCGTGGGACTGAAGGGCTCAAGCTGCATCCGTTGCATGTGGTGCGAAATACGCCTTTGGCCGCACAGTGGCAGCGAGGCGATTATCATCCGCTATCGATGGATGCCTATATCGAGATCGCGGCGGATCTGATCGAGCGTACCCCGCCGGAGGTGGTTTTTCACCGGGTGACGGGCACGGCCTCGCGCGATATTCTGCTGGCCCCGGCATGGTGCTCCAGAAAATGGGCGGTGCTGAACGGCATCGAGAATGCTCTGCGCGGGCGAGGCACCCAACAGGGTGCATGCGTCGGCGAGCCACTGGCGGATACTTGCGATGCCGCCTGA
- a CDS encoding GNAT family N-acetyltransferase: MTSPDIKISPVTGPELIEKLPAVAALRIAVFREYPYLYDGDQEYETRYLRTYADHLDSVIVLAMDGEKVIGASTAVPMRYETVEVREPFEALGIDPNRVFYLGESVLLPEYRGQGIGKRFFEERERHAERLGGFDYYAFCAVERLPDDPRRPIDYRSLHAFWNRRGYHRDPRLYTHFSWREFGEAQESPKSMVFWLKQLASENPDPDNSD, encoded by the coding sequence ATGACCTCCCCCGATATCAAGATATCGCCTGTCACTGGTCCTGAATTGATCGAGAAACTGCCCGCGGTTGCCGCCCTGCGCATCGCGGTGTTTCGCGAATATCCTTACCTCTACGATGGAGACCAGGAGTACGAGACTCGCTATCTGCGCACCTATGCCGACCATCTCGACAGCGTGATTGTGCTGGCCATGGACGGCGAGAAGGTGATCGGCGCCTCCACCGCCGTGCCGATGCGCTATGAGACGGTCGAGGTGCGCGAGCCCTTCGAGGCCCTCGGCATCGACCCAAACCGGGTGTTCTACCTGGGTGAGTCGGTGCTCCTGCCGGAATATCGCGGCCAGGGGATCGGCAAGCGATTCTTCGAGGAACGCGAGCGCCACGCCGAGCGCCTGGGCGGTTTCGACTACTATGCCTTCTGCGCTGTGGAGCGGCTGCCCGATGACCCGCGCCGCCCCATCGATTATCGCAGCCTGCACGCGTTCTGGAACCGCCGCGGTTATCACCGCGACCCCAGGCTCTATACCCACTTCTCCTGGCGCGAGTTCGGCGAGGCGCAGGAATCGCCCAAGTCCATGGTGTTCTGGCTCAAACAGCTGGCCAGCGAGAATCCCGATCCCGACAACAGCGATTAG
- a CDS encoding pteridine reductase — MTKNAQVPPPPLQHPAASQSGSQSGHGPDSLSGQVALVTGAAARLGAEIARTLHAEGCDLLLHYRRSAAPAAALKAELERARANSVQLVACDLNAPDGIAQLEQAAQSFRQRLDILVNNASSFYPKPLAQVTPADWDDLLGSNLRAPFFLTQALAPLLTASGGCVVNLVDIHAERPLKAYPVYSIAKAGNAMMVKSLARELGPAVRVNGIAPGAILWPEQGQTGDQSPDGDMDEANKAQILERTALQRPGCPQDIARAVLFLVRDAPYITGQIIAVDGGRTLQQ, encoded by the coding sequence ATGACTAAGAACGCCCAGGTCCCCCCTCCTCCGCTCCAGCACCCAGCCGCTTCCCAATCTGGCTCCCAATCTGGCCACGGGCCTGACTCCCTGTCCGGCCAGGTCGCACTGGTGACCGGCGCAGCCGCGCGCCTCGGCGCGGAAATCGCCCGCACCTTGCATGCCGAGGGCTGCGATCTGCTGCTGCATTATCGCCGCTCGGCCGCGCCCGCGGCGGCATTGAAGGCGGAGCTTGAGCGCGCACGCGCGAATTCCGTGCAACTGGTTGCCTGCGATCTGAACGCCCCTGACGGCATCGCTCAGCTTGAGCAGGCTGCACAGAGCTTTCGCCAACGCCTGGACATTCTGGTCAACAATGCCTCGAGCTTCTACCCCAAGCCGCTGGCGCAGGTCACGCCGGCCGATTGGGACGACCTGCTCGGCAGCAATCTCAGGGCGCCCTTTTTTCTCACCCAAGCACTCGCCCCACTGCTGACGGCTAGCGGCGGCTGCGTGGTCAACCTGGTCGACATCCATGCCGAGCGCCCGCTGAAAGCTTACCCGGTTTACTCCATTGCCAAAGCCGGCAATGCGATGATGGTCAAGTCCCTGGCGCGCGAACTCGGTCCTGCTGTGCGGGTCAACGGCATTGCCCCAGGGGCGATTCTGTGGCCGGAGCAAGGCCAAACCGGCGATCAAAGCCCAGATGGTGACATGGATGAAGCCAACAAGGCGCAGATTCTCGAGCGCACCGCGCTCCAGCGCCCCGGTTGCCCGCAAGATATTGCCCGCGCCGTGCTGTTTCTGGTGCGCGATGCGCCCTATATTACCGGGCAAATCATAGCCGTCGATGGCGGTCGCACCTTGCAACAGTAG
- the rsmA gene encoding 16S rRNA (adenine(1518)-N(6)/adenine(1519)-N(6))-dimethyltransferase RsmA, with translation MNSSPRHTAPQLGHRARKRFGQNFLHDPGVIGRILATIAAQPGDALVEIGPGRGALTCGLLAAAGELDAIELDRDLIAPLQQACANLGQLRLHQADALRFDFAALNKGKPLRMVGNLPYNISTPLLFHLLDHASIIADMYLMLQKEVVERIAADPGTKLYGRLSVMVQSRGEVESLFRIGPGAFHPAPSVDSALLRLRVPTQPPVAIGDREHHARLVAAAFAQRRKTLRNSLRDQIPPAAFEQAEIDPGARAETLTVEDFARLSNNACNLEVKP, from the coding sequence TTGAACTCATCGCCGCGGCATACCGCGCCACAACTCGGGCACCGGGCGCGCAAGCGCTTCGGTCAGAATTTTCTGCATGATCCGGGCGTGATCGGCCGTATTCTGGCCACCATCGCTGCGCAACCGGGCGACGCACTGGTCGAGATCGGCCCTGGCCGGGGCGCCCTCACCTGCGGATTACTGGCCGCCGCGGGCGAGCTCGATGCCATCGAGCTTGACCGCGATCTGATCGCGCCTTTGCAGCAAGCATGCGCCAACCTCGGCCAGCTGCGGCTGCATCAGGCCGATGCCTTGCGCTTCGACTTCGCTGCCCTGAACAAAGGCAAGCCGCTGCGCATGGTCGGCAACTTGCCCTACAACATCTCGACGCCGTTGTTGTTTCATCTGCTCGACCACGCCAGCATCATTGCCGACATGTATCTGATGCTGCAAAAAGAAGTGGTTGAGCGCATTGCCGCCGACCCGGGCACTAAGCTGTATGGGCGCCTGTCGGTGATGGTGCAAAGTCGTGGCGAGGTTGAATCGCTGTTTCGCATCGGCCCGGGCGCCTTCCACCCGGCGCCGAGCGTCGACTCGGCCCTGTTGCGCCTGCGCGTGCCGACGCAGCCGCCCGTCGCCATTGGCGACCGGGAGCATCATGCGCGGCTGGTCGCTGCGGCCTTCGCGCAGCGACGCAAGACATTGCGCAACAGTCTGCGCGATCAGATCCCGCCGGCAGCCTTCGAGCAGGCAGAGATCGATCCGGGCGCGCGCGCCGAGACCCTGACGGTCGAGGATTTCGCGCGCCTGTCCAATAACGCTTGTAATCTTGAGGTTAAACCCTGA
- a CDS encoding DUF2452 domain-containing protein — protein MTDSAAKTNPQNTEAAASADNSGALEARPAHSSSYPVSRLAPAFHAPDLSDQIGRVEAMLSARTSAKLGLIADQIRHLQDSARAILKDAEQEQTLHQAECAFERKPGHAYHLYRKGDGQTFWSMLSPQDWRSQPPHQFAGSYRLEADYSWTRLSNAPEE, from the coding sequence ATGACTGATTCAGCCGCTAAAACCAACCCACAGAACACCGAGGCCGCCGCGAGTGCCGACAACTCAGGCGCACTTGAGGCGCGACCAGCCCACAGCTCCAGCTATCCGGTCAGTCGCCTAGCGCCGGCCTTCCATGCGCCGGATTTGAGCGATCAAATCGGCCGGGTGGAAGCCATGCTAAGCGCGCGCACCAGCGCCAAGCTGGGATTGATCGCCGATCAGATCCGCCATTTGCAGGACAGCGCCAGGGCCATTTTGAAAGATGCCGAGCAGGAGCAGACCCTGCATCAGGCTGAGTGCGCGTTCGAGCGCAAGCCGGGGCATGCCTATCATCTGTACCGCAAGGGCGACGGCCAGACCTTCTGGTCCATGCTCTCACCGCAGGACTGGCGCAGTCAGCCACCGCACCAGTTCGCCGGCAGTTATCGGCTGGAAGCGGATTATTCCTGGACGCGGTTGTCCAACGCACCAGAGGAGTGA
- a CDS encoding flagellar basal body-associated FliL family protein, with translation MTGNYPGYVSMGPYLIVNLASEDAAKFLRLDIDFYVLNAQDNDVIQQYGIAIRDRLITLLGGRDMEVLQGVEGREALRKETLEALRETLMRFAGNPAIQDLYFTAFVMQ, from the coding sequence ATGACGGGCAACTACCCTGGCTATGTCTCCATGGGCCCCTATCTCATCGTCAACCTCGCCAGCGAGGATGCCGCGAAGTTTTTGCGTCTGGATATCGACTTCTATGTGCTCAACGCGCAAGACAATGATGTCATTCAGCAATATGGTATCGCCATCCGCGACCGGCTGATCACCCTCCTCGGCGGCCGCGACATGGAGGTACTGCAGGGTGTCGAGGGACGCGAGGCCCTGCGCAAGGAGACCCTCGAAGCGCTGCGCGAAACCCTGATGCGCTTCGCCGGCAACCCGGCCATTCAGGATCTTTACTTCACCGCCTTCGTCATGCAATAG
- a CDS encoding acyl-CoA thioesterase, which produces MESFKVVRPEHLNHYGYLFGGFLLKWVDEISWIAASRDFPGCRFVTVAMDNVVFHCSARQGMVLRFSASESRRGTTSINYRVTVFSDDLITGEEMQIFSTCATFVRLDEQGKKTPLPARQD; this is translated from the coding sequence ATGGAAAGTTTCAAAGTGGTGCGACCCGAGCACCTGAACCACTACGGGTATCTGTTTGGCGGGTTTCTGCTCAAATGGGTGGACGAGATTTCCTGGATTGCTGCCAGCCGCGACTTCCCAGGCTGCCGTTTCGTGACCGTGGCCATGGACAATGTCGTGTTCCATTGCAGCGCCCGACAAGGCATGGTGCTGCGCTTCTCCGCCAGCGAAAGTCGCCGTGGGACCACCTCCATCAACTATCGGGTGACCGTCTTCAGCGACGATCTGATAACCGGGGAGGAGATGCAGATTTTCTCCACCTGCGCCACCTTCGTGCGTCTCGATGAGCAGGGAAAGAAGACTCCCTTGCCGGCCAGGCAGGACTAG
- the lon gene encoding endopeptidase La, with amino-acid sequence MRREKPDIEHSDIDELSASSDDAEEDGDEDDEHRSRGKLARARDVMPTRIPLLPVASRPFFPGQAVPLLMDASHWGPTIEAVAESDHKILGIVLVNSETSESAKVENFRQIGTAARVHRAAESEGKLQVLVECLQRFRINRFSRRRAPFAAQVDYLPEPAPVPEDEVKAYAMAIINTIKELLPLNPLYVEELRMFLDRFGPDDPSHLADFAASLTTSTKVQLQEVLEAVPLMKRMEKVLVLLNKELELAHAQQTIRQSVEERMQKTQREFFLREQLKAIQKELGIAKDDRTAEVDRFKERLKKLTLSEEAQKRVDEEMDKLSILETGSPEYSVTRNYLDWITVLPWGRHSKDKLNLKRARRVLDRDHYGLDDVKDRILEFLAVGIMKGEIAGSIILLVGPPGVGKTSIGHSIADALGRKFYRFSVGGIRDEAEIKGHRRTYIGAMPGKFLQAMKEAGTANPVIMLDEIDKIGASYHGDPASALLEVLDPEQNNDFLDHYLDLRFDLSKVLFVCTANQTDSIPGPLLDRMEVIQLSGYIASEKLAIARKYLLPRQIGKAGLEKDAIKLDTPTLRTLIEGYARDAGVRRLEKQLGKIVRKCTVKLLEDAPKPITVSAADLKDYLGSPVFRDERKLSGPGVVTGLAWTAMGGATLSVEAQRTHSFTRGFKLTGQLGDVMKESADIAYGYVVSHAKEFGADPAFFENAFIHLHVPAGATPKDGPSAGVTMATALISLARDQPIKRLAMTGEITLTGEVFPVGGIREKLIAARRAGIKEILLPEDNRGEFDEVPEHVRKGLSIHFINRFDEVPPLVFRPSKQ; translated from the coding sequence ATGCGGCGGGAAAAACCCGACATCGAGCATTCCGATATCGACGAGCTGAGTGCCTCCTCTGATGACGCAGAAGAGGACGGCGACGAAGACGATGAACATCGCAGCCGCGGCAAGCTGGCGCGAGCCCGCGATGTGATGCCCACGCGCATTCCGCTGCTGCCGGTCGCCTCGCGCCCCTTCTTCCCGGGCCAGGCTGTGCCGCTGCTGATGGATGCGAGCCACTGGGGCCCAACCATCGAGGCCGTGGCAGAATCCGACCACAAAATTCTTGGCATTGTGCTGGTCAACAGCGAAACCTCGGAATCAGCCAAGGTCGAGAATTTCCGCCAAATCGGCACTGCCGCGCGCGTGCACCGCGCCGCCGAGTCCGAAGGCAAGCTCCAGGTTCTGGTCGAGTGCCTGCAGCGCTTCCGGATCAATCGGTTCAGCCGGCGGCGCGCGCCCTTTGCCGCTCAAGTCGACTATCTGCCGGAGCCGGCACCGGTGCCCGAGGACGAGGTCAAGGCTTATGCCATGGCCATTATCAACACCATCAAGGAGCTTTTGCCGCTCAACCCGCTTTATGTGGAAGAGCTACGCATGTTCCTCGACCGTTTTGGCCCCGATGATCCCTCGCACCTGGCGGACTTTGCCGCCAGCCTGACTACCTCCACGAAGGTCCAGCTCCAGGAGGTACTTGAGGCCGTGCCGCTGATGAAGCGCATGGAGAAGGTGCTGGTGCTTCTGAATAAAGAGCTGGAGCTCGCTCACGCCCAGCAGACCATCCGCCAATCGGTCGAGGAGCGGATGCAGAAAACCCAGCGCGAGTTCTTTCTGCGCGAGCAACTCAAAGCCATCCAGAAAGAGCTTGGCATCGCCAAGGATGACCGCACCGCCGAGGTGGACCGTTTCAAGGAACGGCTGAAAAAGCTCACGCTCAGCGAAGAAGCCCAAAAGCGCGTCGATGAGGAAATGGACAAACTGTCCATTCTCGAAACCGGCTCTCCGGAGTATTCGGTCACGCGCAATTATCTCGACTGGATCACCGTGCTGCCCTGGGGCCGGCATTCAAAGGACAAGCTCAACCTCAAGCGCGCCCGCCGGGTGCTCGACCGCGACCACTACGGTCTGGATGACGTCAAGGACCGGATTCTGGAATTTCTCGCCGTTGGCATCATGAAGGGCGAGATCGCCGGCTCCATCATCCTGCTGGTCGGCCCGCCTGGTGTCGGCAAGACTTCGATCGGTCATTCCATCGCCGATGCGCTGGGGCGCAAGTTCTATCGCTTCTCGGTCGGTGGCATCCGCGACGAGGCGGAAATCAAGGGCCACCGCCGCACCTACATCGGTGCCATGCCGGGTAAGTTCTTGCAGGCGATGAAAGAAGCCGGTACCGCCAACCCGGTCATCATGCTCGATGAGATCGACAAAATCGGCGCGTCCTATCACGGCGACCCGGCCTCGGCCCTGCTGGAGGTGCTCGACCCGGAGCAGAACAACGATTTTCTCGACCATTACCTGGACTTGCGCTTCGATCTGTCCAAGGTGCTGTTCGTCTGCACCGCCAACCAGACCGACAGCATTCCCGGCCCATTGCTCGACCGCATGGAGGTGATTCAGCTCTCCGGCTACATCGCGAGCGAAAAGCTGGCCATCGCGCGGAAATACCTGCTACCCCGGCAGATCGGCAAAGCCGGGCTCGAGAAGGACGCCATCAAGCTCGATACCCCGACACTGCGCACGCTGATCGAGGGCTATGCACGAGACGCCGGCGTGCGTCGGCTGGAGAAACAGCTTGGAAAAATCGTGCGCAAATGCACCGTCAAGCTGCTCGAGGATGCCCCGAAGCCCATCACCGTCTCCGCCGCGGATCTGAAAGACTATCTCGGCAGCCCGGTGTTTCGCGACGAGCGCAAGCTCTCCGGCCCCGGCGTAGTCACGGGTCTTGCCTGGACCGCCATGGGCGGCGCCACCCTGTCAGTCGAGGCCCAGCGCACCCACAGTTTCACCCGCGGCTTCAAGCTGACAGGTCAGCTCGGCGATGTGATGAAGGAATCCGCCGATATTGCTTATGGCTATGTGGTCAGCCACGCGAAGGAATTCGGCGCTGATCCGGCCTTTTTCGAAAACGCCTTCATCCACCTGCATGTGCCCGCCGGCGCAACGCCCAAAGACGGGCCCTCTGCGGGCGTCACCATGGCCACGGCCTTGATTTCGCTCGCTCGCGACCAGCCCATCAAGCGCCTCGCCATGACCGGTGAGATCACGCTGACGGGTGAGGTCTTCCCGGTTGGCGGCATTCGCGAAAAGCTGATCGCCGCGCGCCGCGCCGGCATTAAGGAGATTCTGCTGCCCGAGGACAACCGCGGCGAATTCGATGAAGTCCCCGAGCATGTGCGCAAGGGGCTAAGCATTCACTTCATCAACCGCTTCGATGAGGTGCCCCCGCTGGTGTTTCGGCCATCCAAGCAATGA
- the rfbD gene encoding dTDP-4-dehydrorhamnose reductase, with the protein MATPDTPRLLLLGSDGQVGWELCRTLAPFGQVIAASLDGARGPAVDLADAASVRRLFSETGPDAVINAAAYTAVDRAESETEVAMAINGDALGLIGQLAAEAGIPVVHYSTDFVFSGETDRPYREDDAPEPRSVYGKSKLAGERALLESGATALILRTAWVYGVRGNNFLLTMLRLFRERAELRVVDDQIGTPTWSRMLAEVTAQILYRAFRGELNLAEVQGLYHVTSGGATSWYGFAEAIREASCLKCKLLPIPTSEYPAPAPRPAYSVLDTHRFHETFGLALPDWRHSLAMCLGDLQRVMPD; encoded by the coding sequence ATGGCCACACCAGATACTCCCCGCCTTCTTCTGCTCGGTTCCGACGGCCAAGTCGGCTGGGAGCTGTGTCGCACCCTGGCGCCCTTCGGGCAGGTCATCGCCGCCTCGCTCGATGGAGCCCGTGGGCCGGCTGTCGATTTAGCCGATGCCGCCTCGGTGCGGCGGCTGTTTTCCGAAACCGGGCCCGATGCGGTGATCAATGCCGCCGCCTACACGGCGGTGGACCGCGCCGAGAGCGAGACCGAAGTGGCCATGGCGATCAATGGCGATGCGCTCGGACTGATCGGTCAGCTCGCGGCCGAGGCAGGGATTCCCGTCGTGCATTACTCGACGGATTTCGTCTTCTCGGGCGAAACCGATCGCCCCTATCGCGAGGATGATGCGCCCGAGCCGCGCAGTGTCTATGGCAAGAGCAAACTCGCCGGGGAGCGCGCCCTGCTGGAGTCAGGTGCCACCGCACTGATTTTGCGCACCGCCTGGGTCTATGGGGTGCGCGGGAACAACTTCCTGCTCACCATGCTGCGGCTGTTTCGCGAGCGAGCCGAGTTGCGGGTGGTCGATGATCAGATCGGCACGCCGACCTGGAGCCGCATGCTGGCCGAGGTGACCGCGCAGATTCTCTACCGCGCCTTCCGTGGCGAGCTGAACCTGGCCGAGGTGCAGGGGCTTTACCATGTCACCAGCGGCGGCGCGACCTCTTGGTATGGCTTTGCCGAGGCGATTCGCGAGGCCAGCTGCCTAAAATGCAAACTGCTGCCGATCCCGACCTCCGAGTACCCGGCACCGGCGCCGCGTCCGGCCTATTCGGTGTTAGATACCCATCGTTTCCACGAGACCTTTGGCCTGGCGCTGCCGGATTGGCGGCATTCGCTGGCCATGTGCCTGGGAGACCTGCAACGCGTGATGCCCGACTAA